One Hippoglossus stenolepis isolate QCI-W04-F060 chromosome 22, HSTE1.2, whole genome shotgun sequence DNA segment encodes these proteins:
- the LOC118101358 gene encoding uncharacterized protein LOC118101358 isoform X2 — MNWVGGSRSRLVMKSDTKKQREFFERRKMQKKLIKSGKALPSSPGDTAAGSGSMDLVTLFIVNQIAAKKENKDLPKVAVLGSGRIGSRKHNNPLVLPMSPCSPSQLSLVESQSQCSGQGTRQKSHAIPQGFNCRQLSPVLESAFSDNSASDYRQTVADPLSPFSSTSTASSGQGMFPLKLNLRPRGQTQTQPPPPWDTSGLEQIKFQPFSHPRGMTNNMPWSCGSNPLYQLETPTVEQVLFGSPEPDVTEVRGRARHEVSFSLNNQPEDKEPMMDFILNQSECEQQFEEDLFRGFSNEDNEKEAFHIGSLKSKICLKNETPVKSSAPQTVPESQCMGMELSNCGVKNLSCPGHSGSMNDCGYLPSFSSPGCYLSSDSNDDEDYCPPCLQPSASSYVERACCVDTSNQGSQVKPKQSHSQPRPLTPCIKPKTNIRVDKKVQPLNPEVCKCQKPSSGTRDAGTQTVAIPAAEMCDASTQCIFTADGASRHPVFSVHLPPVGLSMQHAATGRQTDTTAQPNTHSASTGNGGKNTPWSKKKPKADSPPGDNGKIFLKLPINCFPDAANATDARGEESEEGSDERERHEMDPAMMTDLSESAREEVTSATEEEAGAPQEIADILVLLKERKT, encoded by the exons ATGAACTGGGTCGGTGGTTCAAG GAGCAGATTAGTGATGAAGAGCGACACTAAGAAGCAGAGG GAGTTCTTTGAAAGGAGAAAAATGCAGAAGAAGCTAATAAAGTCGGGGAAAGCTCTGCCATCATCCCCTGGAGACACCGCCGCTGGTTCAGGCAGCATGGACCTGGTCACTCTGTTCATTGTCAACCAGATTGCTgctaaaaaggaaaataaag atctTCCTAAAGTGGCAGTCCTCGGCAGTGGCAGGATAGGATCAAGAAAGCATAATAATCCCCTGGTTCTCCCGATGAGCCCGTGCTCTCCATCACAGCTCAGTCTGGTCGAGAGCCAGTCGCAGTGCAG tgGTCAAGGAACAAGACAGAAAAGTCATGCTATTCCACAAGGCTTCAACTGTCGGCAG TTGTCACCAGTGCTGGAGTCAGCTTTCTCAGACAACAGCGCGTCTGACTACCGGCAGACCGTGGCCGACCCCCTCAGccccttctcctccacttcaACAGCCTCTTCAGGCCAAG GAATGTTCCCGCTGAAGCTGAACCTTCGGCCGAGaggtcagacacagacacagccaCCTCCACCCTGGGACACTTCAGGCCTGGAGCAGATCAAG TTCCAGCCTTTCTCCCACCCCAGAGGTATGACGAACAACATGCCCTGGTCCTGTGGATCAAACCCTCTCTACCAACTGGAGACACCCACAGTAGAGCAAGTCCTGTTTGGAAGTCCAGAACCAGA cgtCACAGAGGTAAGAGGGCGTGCAAGACACGAGGTCAGCTTCTCCCTCAATAACCAACCAGAGGACAAGGAGCCCATGATGGACTTCATACTGAACCAGTCAGAGTGCGAGCAGCAGTTTGAGGAGGACCTCTTCAGGGGCTTCAGTAATGAAGACAACGAAAAAGAAG CTTTTCATATTGGGAGCTTAAAATCAAAGATCTGTCTAAAAAATGAAACACCAGTCAAATCCTCAGCACCACA AACTGTACCAGAATCACAGTGCATGGGAATGGAG CTCTCCAACTGTGGTGTCAAGAACCTTT CATGTCCTGGACACAGTGGCTCCATGAATGACTGTGGATATTTACCAAGTTTCTCTTCTCCAGGATGTTACCTCAGTTCAGACTCTAATGAC GACGAAGATTACTGCCCACCATGTCTCCAGCCTTctgcttcttcatatgtggAACGAGCCTGTTGTGTAGACACCTCAAACCAGGGCTCGCAGGTTAAACCGAAACAAAGTCACTCCCAGCCCAGGCCTCTTACTCCCTGCataaaacccaaaacaaacatcagagttGACAAGAAAG TTCAACCTCTGAACCCAGAGGTTTGCAAGTGCCAAAAACCATCCAGCGGAACTCGAGATGCAGGAACTCAAACTGTTGCCATCCCCGCTGCAGAGATGTGCGACGCCTCCACTCAGTGCATCTTCACTGCAGACGGTGCGTCCAGACATCCTGTGTTCAGCGTGCACCTTCCACCTGTCGGCCTGTCGATGCAACATGCAGCCACAGGGAGGCAGACTGACACCACTGCTCAGccgaacacacactcagcttcaACGGGGAATGGAGGGAAGAATACGCCCTGGAGCAAGAAGAAACCCAAGGCTGATTCTCCACCAGGCGACAATGGCAAAATATTCCTGAAGCTACCCATCAACTGCTTTCCAGATGCTGCAAACGCAACTGATGCCAGAG GTGAGGAGAGTGAAGAGGGCAGCgatgagagagagcgacacgAAATGGACCCTGCGATGATGACAGACCTCTCGGAGAGTGCGAGGGAGGAGGTCACATCTGCCACTGAAGAGGAGGCCGGAGCTCCTCAGGAAATAGCAGATATTTTGGTCCTGCTCAAGGAGAGGAAGACTTAG
- the LOC118101358 gene encoding uncharacterized protein LOC118101358 isoform X1 translates to MNWVGGSRSRLVMKSDTKKQREFFERRKMQKKLIKSGKALPSSPGDTAAGSGSMDLVTLFIVNQIAAKKENKDLPKVAVLGSGRIGSRKHNNPLVLPMSPCSPSQLSLVESQSQCSGQGTRQKSHAIPQGFNCRQLSPVLESAFSDNSASDYRQTVADPLSPFSSTSTASSGQGGMFPLKLNLRPRGQTQTQPPPPWDTSGLEQIKFQPFSHPRGMTNNMPWSCGSNPLYQLETPTVEQVLFGSPEPDVTEVRGRARHEVSFSLNNQPEDKEPMMDFILNQSECEQQFEEDLFRGFSNEDNEKEAFHIGSLKSKICLKNETPVKSSAPQTVPESQCMGMELSNCGVKNLSCPGHSGSMNDCGYLPSFSSPGCYLSSDSNDDEDYCPPCLQPSASSYVERACCVDTSNQGSQVKPKQSHSQPRPLTPCIKPKTNIRVDKKVQPLNPEVCKCQKPSSGTRDAGTQTVAIPAAEMCDASTQCIFTADGASRHPVFSVHLPPVGLSMQHAATGRQTDTTAQPNTHSASTGNGGKNTPWSKKKPKADSPPGDNGKIFLKLPINCFPDAANATDARGEESEEGSDERERHEMDPAMMTDLSESAREEVTSATEEEAGAPQEIADILVLLKERKT, encoded by the exons ATGAACTGGGTCGGTGGTTCAAG GAGCAGATTAGTGATGAAGAGCGACACTAAGAAGCAGAGG GAGTTCTTTGAAAGGAGAAAAATGCAGAAGAAGCTAATAAAGTCGGGGAAAGCTCTGCCATCATCCCCTGGAGACACCGCCGCTGGTTCAGGCAGCATGGACCTGGTCACTCTGTTCATTGTCAACCAGATTGCTgctaaaaaggaaaataaag atctTCCTAAAGTGGCAGTCCTCGGCAGTGGCAGGATAGGATCAAGAAAGCATAATAATCCCCTGGTTCTCCCGATGAGCCCGTGCTCTCCATCACAGCTCAGTCTGGTCGAGAGCCAGTCGCAGTGCAG tgGTCAAGGAACAAGACAGAAAAGTCATGCTATTCCACAAGGCTTCAACTGTCGGCAG TTGTCACCAGTGCTGGAGTCAGCTTTCTCAGACAACAGCGCGTCTGACTACCGGCAGACCGTGGCCGACCCCCTCAGccccttctcctccacttcaACAGCCTCTTCAGGCCAAGGTG GAATGTTCCCGCTGAAGCTGAACCTTCGGCCGAGaggtcagacacagacacagccaCCTCCACCCTGGGACACTTCAGGCCTGGAGCAGATCAAG TTCCAGCCTTTCTCCCACCCCAGAGGTATGACGAACAACATGCCCTGGTCCTGTGGATCAAACCCTCTCTACCAACTGGAGACACCCACAGTAGAGCAAGTCCTGTTTGGAAGTCCAGAACCAGA cgtCACAGAGGTAAGAGGGCGTGCAAGACACGAGGTCAGCTTCTCCCTCAATAACCAACCAGAGGACAAGGAGCCCATGATGGACTTCATACTGAACCAGTCAGAGTGCGAGCAGCAGTTTGAGGAGGACCTCTTCAGGGGCTTCAGTAATGAAGACAACGAAAAAGAAG CTTTTCATATTGGGAGCTTAAAATCAAAGATCTGTCTAAAAAATGAAACACCAGTCAAATCCTCAGCACCACA AACTGTACCAGAATCACAGTGCATGGGAATGGAG CTCTCCAACTGTGGTGTCAAGAACCTTT CATGTCCTGGACACAGTGGCTCCATGAATGACTGTGGATATTTACCAAGTTTCTCTTCTCCAGGATGTTACCTCAGTTCAGACTCTAATGAC GACGAAGATTACTGCCCACCATGTCTCCAGCCTTctgcttcttcatatgtggAACGAGCCTGTTGTGTAGACACCTCAAACCAGGGCTCGCAGGTTAAACCGAAACAAAGTCACTCCCAGCCCAGGCCTCTTACTCCCTGCataaaacccaaaacaaacatcagagttGACAAGAAAG TTCAACCTCTGAACCCAGAGGTTTGCAAGTGCCAAAAACCATCCAGCGGAACTCGAGATGCAGGAACTCAAACTGTTGCCATCCCCGCTGCAGAGATGTGCGACGCCTCCACTCAGTGCATCTTCACTGCAGACGGTGCGTCCAGACATCCTGTGTTCAGCGTGCACCTTCCACCTGTCGGCCTGTCGATGCAACATGCAGCCACAGGGAGGCAGACTGACACCACTGCTCAGccgaacacacactcagcttcaACGGGGAATGGAGGGAAGAATACGCCCTGGAGCAAGAAGAAACCCAAGGCTGATTCTCCACCAGGCGACAATGGCAAAATATTCCTGAAGCTACCCATCAACTGCTTTCCAGATGCTGCAAACGCAACTGATGCCAGAG GTGAGGAGAGTGAAGAGGGCAGCgatgagagagagcgacacgAAATGGACCCTGCGATGATGACAGACCTCTCGGAGAGTGCGAGGGAGGAGGTCACATCTGCCACTGAAGAGGAGGCCGGAGCTCCTCAGGAAATAGCAGATATTTTGGTCCTGCTCAAGGAGAGGAAGACTTAG